One segment of Rubripirellula amarantea DNA contains the following:
- a CDS encoding matrixin family metalloprotease: MKQRQIKKRRLFLQSLETRRVLAASFGWDGPGLGSAELTYSITGSPDSLTQAETNAAIETAFSAWSSAADITFTPTNQTGLSDSIDISFVNIDGTARTLAQAYFPDDVNPARIAGDIQFDISESWEVGNALGNRAFDLVWVAVHEIGHSLGLDHTDTIGSVLAPFVSPGQSFSSLSDVDVEAIQSVYAAADIEPASEVEDPVVEDDPAVEDEPIGEDEPVGETPTDTDDDSDHADEVDDDTDPGDTDDNPFPRNRWRRGGRWHRYGGRLDAELLDYNYTNPTDVNGDDNTSAIDALMIVNELGRSSSTDNASESESTGLCDVNGDGSITALDALTVINAMSNSSSETLASITVPDDSETDATDSVDEMEIVEVDTEVVSDVDDPVDELDATEDADMLIDDSVDPVETPDTTDEMTDQTTEVTDAIDEDDVVLADGDEGSDAEDSVDMVDEADDTETPVVETDVENDGEIDEEIDEVDDSVDEDADDDTGEENDETTDPIDDGGLTEDEETDTDETDTTEDEHCQDGGRHHGSNVLHAGLFGGNAEAFLTRFDTDSSGSISEDEVTERLWNKLTDLEVDVDSDGLVTLAELETSITSARQESFDTKDTDADGLLVESEVSERFWTKVSAADVNSDGGISFDEFDSFLTENETESHSFGKRSHHRHQQVDTVFASLGRAISQGRFSRARR; this comes from the coding sequence ATGAAGCAACGACAAATCAAGAAACGTCGCCTTTTTCTCCAGTCCCTCGAAACTCGACGTGTGCTTGCCGCCAGCTTTGGTTGGGATGGGCCCGGTCTGGGCAGTGCCGAATTGACCTACTCAATCACCGGTTCGCCCGATTCACTGACGCAAGCCGAAACGAACGCTGCGATCGAAACGGCATTTTCGGCTTGGTCTAGCGCCGCTGATATCACCTTCACGCCGACCAATCAAACTGGTCTGAGTGATTCCATTGACATTTCATTCGTCAATATCGACGGTACGGCGAGAACGCTTGCGCAAGCCTACTTCCCGGACGACGTGAATCCGGCACGCATCGCTGGGGACATCCAATTCGATATTTCCGAGTCATGGGAAGTCGGAAATGCCTTGGGCAACCGTGCCTTTGACCTCGTTTGGGTTGCCGTTCACGAAATCGGTCACTCACTCGGCCTCGATCACACGGACACGATCGGTAGCGTACTAGCTCCGTTCGTTTCGCCCGGCCAATCATTCAGCAGCCTCAGCGATGTCGATGTCGAGGCTATTCAATCCGTCTACGCCGCTGCCGACATCGAACCTGCATCGGAAGTCGAAGACCCCGTCGTTGAAGACGACCCCGCTGTCGAGGATGAACCAATCGGCGAGGACGAACCGGTCGGCGAAACACCGACCGATACCGACGATGATTCCGACCATGCAGATGAAGTCGACGATGACACCGATCCCGGCGATACGGACGACAATCCGTTCCCTCGCAACCGCTGGCGACGTGGTGGACGCTGGCATCGCTATGGTGGCCGCTTAGACGCCGAACTGCTGGATTACAACTACACCAACCCTACCGATGTCAATGGAGACGACAACACATCAGCCATCGATGCGTTGATGATCGTGAACGAGTTGGGGCGATCGTCGTCTACAGATAACGCTAGCGAATCCGAATCTACTGGGTTGTGTGACGTTAACGGAGACGGATCCATCACCGCGCTGGATGCCTTGACCGTTATCAACGCGATGAGCAACAGCAGCAGCGAAACATTGGCATCCATCACGGTTCCGGATGACTCAGAAACCGATGCCACGGATTCAGTTGATGAAATGGAGATCGTTGAAGTCGACACGGAAGTGGTTTCCGACGTCGATGATCCCGTTGATGAACTTGACGCAACCGAAGACGCCGACATGTTAATCGACGACTCGGTGGACCCGGTCGAGACTCCCGACACAACGGATGAAATGACCGACCAAACCACCGAAGTGACGGACGCGATTGACGAAGACGATGTCGTGCTGGCAGACGGTGACGAAGGCAGTGATGCCGAGGATTCGGTAGACATGGTGGATGAGGCAGACGACACCGAAACGCCTGTCGTGGAAACCGATGTCGAGAACGATGGTGAAATCGACGAAGAAATCGACGAAGTGGATGATAGTGTCGACGAGGATGCTGACGACGACACCGGCGAAGAAAACGATGAGACCACTGACCCAATCGATGACGGTGGTCTAACCGAGGATGAGGAAACCGACACTGACGAAACCGACACTACGGAAGACGAGCACTGCCAAGACGGTGGTCGGCATCATGGCTCGAACGTACTTCATGCAGGTTTGTTCGGTGGCAACGCCGAGGCATTCCTGACACGCTTTGATACCGATAGCAGCGGATCCATTTCCGAAGACGAGGTAACTGAACGACTTTGGAATAAGCTTACCGATCTTGAAGTCGACGTGGATAGCGATGGTCTTGTCACACTCGCGGAACTTGAAACATCCATCACGAGCGCTCGACAAGAATCCTTCGATACGAAAGACACCGACGCCGATGGTCTGCTAGTCGAATCGGAAGTGAGCGAACGGTTTTGGACAAAGGTCTCTGCCGCAGACGTAAATTCCGATGGCGGCATTTCATTCGATGAGTTTGACTCATTCCTTACGGAAAATGAAACCGAGAGCCATTCGTTCGGAAAACGAAGTCACCATCGACACCAACAAGTCGACACAGTGTTTGCATCGCTAGGCCGCGCGATCAGCCAAGGACGATTCTCTCGCGCTAGGCGATAA